From Paraglaciecola sp. L1A13:
GACTATCAAGCGTAGATTGCGCCAATGCGCAAATTTCATCTATATTTACTTCGTTGACTACGTATGCGGCTACGAACTCATCACCACCCCAGCGACTACAGAATTCATTTTTACCATCGAATACGGACTGTAAACGTTTACCAACTTCGATAAGAACTCGGTCACCTGCATCGTGGCCGTGGACATCGTTGACGGGTTTAAAATTATCAAGATCAATCATAAAAACGACTAAGCTTAAATCTAAAAAGCTTACGGTCTGGAGCAAGTTCTCTATTTCTGCTTCACCGGAACGTCTATTCTTAAGGTGAGTCAATGCATCATGGTCTGCTTCGAAGCGTGTTTTATGCTCCTTTTCAACACGTGCAGTCACATCATACATGATAACTTCTATAAGTGGTCCTTGGGCGCCAGTGTCAGACTGACGCACTTCGGAACGTTGCGTAGTAACCCTAGAAAATAAGCAATGAACCCATTTCTTTTTTTCGCCCGAAAGTGATTTACACTTTAGATCGATAGATAGATGGTTAACGGATTCCTCATTACGTATCCTGATTAGTAAACTAGCGAGTTGATCTACATGCTCAAACAACTCAATAAACGTAGTGTCAGTTAATGAATTTGGTAGCATATTGTTGAAAGCAGGGTTTGATGCACTAATCTTATTATCGGCGTCTATTAGACATATACCGGCACTGGCTTGTTCAAATATTAGGCGAAACTTACTCTCTAAGGCTTGGGTTTGAATACGCAAGTCAGTTTCATTTTCCAATGTACTTTTAAGCTCTCCCATAAGATCGTTGATGCCTTGAACCATCTGACCAATTTCGTCATTTTCATTATGAATTAATGTGCGCATAGTTTCAGTATTGCGCGGGTCAATCTTCAAGAAACTTGCGGTTAACTTTTGTAATGGTTGGGTCAGAAGTTTATGCACAAAAACCGACACAAAAAGTGCCACAATCGCAGAGTAAAGAAGTAATAAAAGTGCGTCATTGATAGCGTTTTGTTTGGCAATACTTTGAATATAATTACGATTAGGGTATATCAGAAGCTCGCCAATCGTTTGATTGGGAATGAAAGGGTGCTGGACCTCAGTCTTTATAAGACCTTTACTACCACTAAGAATGCCAAAACTAACATCTAAACTTACAGAGTCAGAAAGTTTTGCGCCGGCAATAAGATCGTTTATAACCAAGCCTTGAACAATTTCTTGCCCTAATTCTTGATCTTGTACATATAGTGCAATCGAAGCAGTGCTGCGTATAGTGGCCCCAATCTGCTCGATTAACGCCTGGGCTTTATTTTGCTCACTGCTCACAGCGTTGACATACAATAAAACCGATGTAACAAGTGACGTACCAATGGCACCGATAGCAATCGCTAACGCCACTTTGATATAAATTTTTCCGCTAATACTTTTCAAAATAGAAATTCACCTATTAGTACAGTTATTTAAGTTATTGATATCTATAAAAATAAATCAAATAATGAAAAATGAGTATCAAATCATAATCTATTTACGGTAACTGCCGGTTTGTCGATATTGGAGAAATTAATT
This genomic window contains:
- a CDS encoding sensor domain-containing diguanylate cyclase, producing the protein MKSISGKIYIKVALAIAIGAIGTSLVTSVLLYVNAVSSEQNKAQALIEQIGATIRSTASIALYVQDQELGQEIVQGLVINDLIAGAKLSDSVSLDVSFGILSGSKGLIKTEVQHPFIPNQTIGELLIYPNRNYIQSIAKQNAINDALLLLLYSAIVALFVSVFVHKLLTQPLQKLTASFLKIDPRNTETMRTLIHNENDEIGQMVQGINDLMGELKSTLENETDLRIQTQALESKFRLIFEQASAGICLIDADNKISASNPAFNNMLPNSLTDTTFIELFEHVDQLASLLIRIRNEESVNHLSIDLKCKSLSGEKKKWVHCLFSRVTTQRSEVRQSDTGAQGPLIEVIMYDVTARVEKEHKTRFEADHDALTHLKNRRSGEAEIENLLQTVSFLDLSLVVFMIDLDNFKPVNDVHGHDAGDRVLIEVGKRLQSVFDGKNEFCSRWGGDEFVAAYVVNEVNIDEICALAQSTLDSLRYPIDISDDINCTIGGSIGVVIAPTHADNTKDLIACADKTMYQVKQNGRGHFEIFDPNWL